One genomic region from Actinocatenispora thailandica encodes:
- a CDS encoding SOS response-associated peptidase: MCGRYDSHRSTDDLSAYFDADDDTGGAVPGRYNTAPTQPVRIVVYDPERERRTIQAARWGLVPFWAKDPSIGSRMINARAETVTEKPAYRSAVRSMRALVPMDGWFEWRVGESGKQPCYLVPRDAGLLTAAGLYSWWDGPDGRLLSCTIITTAAVGELRTVHQRMPLLLAGEDRAGWLAPGADAADLLSVPPSDELVAGLEIRPVGGAVGSVRNEGPHLLDPVPEPAPATLF; the protein is encoded by the coding sequence ATGTGTGGCCGCTACGACTCGCATCGCTCCACCGACGACCTGTCGGCCTACTTCGACGCCGACGACGACACCGGCGGTGCCGTGCCGGGTCGGTACAACACGGCGCCCACCCAGCCGGTCCGCATCGTGGTGTACGACCCGGAGCGGGAGCGGCGCACGATCCAGGCCGCGCGGTGGGGGCTGGTTCCGTTCTGGGCGAAGGACCCGTCGATCGGCTCCCGCATGATCAACGCGCGGGCGGAGACCGTCACGGAGAAGCCGGCGTACCGCTCGGCGGTGCGGTCGATGCGGGCCCTGGTGCCGATGGACGGCTGGTTCGAGTGGCGGGTCGGCGAGTCCGGCAAGCAGCCCTGCTACCTGGTCCCGCGCGACGCCGGGCTGCTCACCGCCGCCGGCCTCTACTCCTGGTGGGACGGGCCCGACGGCCGGCTGCTGAGCTGCACGATCATCACCACCGCGGCGGTCGGCGAGCTGCGCACCGTGCACCAGCGGATGCCGCTGCTGCTGGCCGGCGAGGACCGTGCCGGCTGGCTCGCACCGGGCGCCGACGCCGCCGACCTGCTGTCCGTGCCGCCGTCCGACGAGCTGGTCGCCGGGCTGGAGATCCGACCGGTGGGCGGTGCGGTCGGCTCGGTCCGCAACGAGGGCCCGCACCTGCTCGACCCGGTCCCCGAGCCGGCCCCGGCGACGCTGTTCTGA
- a CDS encoding FAD-dependent monooxygenase, giving the protein MGSPGTALVVGGGIGGLAAALGLRRVGWQVTVLERAARFAEVGAGLSLWPNALRALDELGVGAPVRAAGVSAVSRGGLRLPSGAWLRHARADDVHVLMVHRAELHAAMRAPLPAGSLRPGATVTSVDLAAGTVTYQQGGDTRQCGADLVVGADGLHSMVRQAMWPGHEPRFDGRAVWRAVVAGGAPRIEASITLGADRQFGVLPLPGDAAYWFLTAPAAEPDQRCADERAAVADRVAGWHAPIGELLAATTPGSVLHHDLYALDPVPGFARGRAVLLGDAAHAQTPDLGQGACQAIEDGVVLAAAVAAHGDLATAIGSYDRQRRPRTQLVARAAARQAELNVTHHRAVTRLARIIPPPLWRRQAARFTDWIPPALPGTVASTVDD; this is encoded by the coding sequence ATGGGTTCACCGGGAACGGCACTGGTGGTCGGCGGGGGGATCGGCGGGCTGGCCGCGGCGCTCGGGCTGCGGCGGGTCGGCTGGCAGGTCACCGTGCTGGAGCGGGCGGCCCGGTTCGCCGAGGTTGGTGCCGGCCTGTCGCTGTGGCCGAACGCGCTGCGGGCGCTGGACGAGCTGGGCGTCGGAGCGCCGGTCCGGGCGGCCGGCGTCTCGGCGGTCTCCCGTGGCGGGCTGCGGCTGCCGTCCGGTGCCTGGCTGCGGCATGCCCGCGCCGACGACGTGCACGTGCTGATGGTGCACCGGGCCGAGCTGCACGCGGCGATGCGGGCCCCGCTGCCGGCCGGCTCGCTGCGGCCGGGTGCCACGGTGACCTCGGTCGACCTGGCCGCCGGCACGGTCACCTACCAGCAGGGTGGCGACACGCGGCAGTGCGGCGCCGACCTGGTCGTCGGGGCCGACGGGCTGCATTCGATGGTGCGGCAGGCGATGTGGCCGGGGCACGAACCGCGGTTCGACGGTCGCGCGGTCTGGCGAGCGGTGGTCGCCGGGGGAGCGCCGCGCATCGAAGCGAGCATCACGCTCGGCGCCGACCGCCAGTTCGGTGTCCTGCCGCTGCCGGGCGACGCGGCGTACTGGTTCCTCACCGCGCCGGCCGCCGAGCCCGACCAGCGCTGCGCCGACGAGCGGGCCGCGGTGGCCGACCGGGTCGCCGGCTGGCACGCCCCGATCGGCGAGTTGCTGGCCGCCACGACGCCCGGCAGCGTGCTGCACCACGACCTGTACGCGCTGGATCCGGTGCCGGGCTTCGCCCGCGGCCGGGCGGTGCTGCTCGGCGACGCGGCGCACGCGCAGACGCCGGATCTGGGGCAGGGCGCCTGCCAGGCGATCGAGGACGGTGTGGTGCTGGCGGCCGCGGTCGCGGCGCACGGCGATCTCGCCACCGCGATCGGTTCGTACGACCGGCAGCGGCGACCGCGCACCCAGCTCGTCGCGCGGGCGGCGGCGCGGCAGGCCGAGCTGAACGTGACGCACCATCGGGCGGTGACCCGGCTGGCCAGGATCATCCCGCCGCCGCTGTGGCGCCGGCAGGCCGCGCGGTTCACCGACTGGATCCCACCGGCCCTTCCCGGCACCGTGGCGTCCACTGTGGACGATTGA
- a CDS encoding MazG nucleotide pyrophosphohydrolase domain-containing protein, which produces MDIEQLREMAVRVHDLYDELNARRGRLWTREEFMLGMVGDVGDLAKLVMAAEGAREMPGGRAALEHELADCLWSVLILAHRYEVDLPAAFTRTMRELTDSITTQLTETR; this is translated from the coding sequence ATGGACATCGAACAGCTGCGCGAGATGGCGGTCCGGGTACACGACCTGTACGACGAGCTCAACGCCCGCCGCGGCCGCCTCTGGACCCGCGAGGAGTTCATGCTGGGCATGGTCGGTGACGTCGGGGACCTGGCGAAGCTGGTGATGGCCGCCGAGGGGGCCCGGGAGATGCCCGGCGGTCGGGCCGCGCTGGAGCACGAACTCGCCGACTGCCTGTGGTCGGTGCTGATCCTGGCGCACCGGTACGAGGTGGATCTGCCGGCGGCGTTCACCCGCACCATGCGGGAACTCACCGACTCCATCACCACCCAACTCACCGAAACGCGCTGA
- a CDS encoding trypsin-like serine peptidase: MNRRVPRALLAVAAATVLATGTASRAAATDTAATPTHSGHTSATATNHRYWTAQRMRAATPADPPSAGTSAPAPAPSTGPAARVRGARGTAVRADSGLFSMTGRIFFTEDDGTDHSCTGSTVNSDGKNLVFTAGHCVHGQGSGHAWWTNWAFVPGYDNGSAPHGTWYSSWLWSMQGWTTDGNRYYDVGVAIMDTDANGNHIVDALGGQGIEWNYGYQRDVHDFGYPADPPYDGSTMYYCTGTTYPSATSLGTFPGLDCNMNGGASGGPWLDGYSDGTWSAYLYTVNSWMYYHGSTDDDVYRWEAPYFGDDVKNLYDDVANL; encoded by the coding sequence ATGAACAGACGGGTACCACGCGCCCTGCTCGCGGTCGCTGCCGCGACCGTGCTGGCCACCGGAACGGCCAGCCGGGCGGCCGCCACCGACACCGCGGCCACCCCGACCCACTCCGGCCACACCTCCGCCACCGCGACCAACCACCGCTACTGGACCGCGCAGCGGATGCGCGCGGCGACGCCGGCGGATCCACCGAGCGCCGGCACGTCCGCGCCCGCGCCCGCACCCAGCACCGGCCCAGCCGCCCGCGTCCGCGGGGCGCGCGGCACGGCGGTGCGCGCCGACTCCGGCCTGTTCTCGATGACCGGCCGCATCTTCTTCACCGAGGACGACGGCACCGATCACAGCTGCACCGGCAGCACGGTCAACAGCGACGGCAAGAACCTGGTGTTCACCGCCGGCCACTGCGTGCACGGCCAGGGCAGCGGCCACGCCTGGTGGACCAACTGGGCGTTCGTACCGGGCTACGACAACGGCAGCGCGCCGCACGGCACCTGGTATTCCAGCTGGCTGTGGAGCATGCAGGGGTGGACCACCGACGGCAACCGCTACTACGACGTCGGGGTGGCGATCATGGACACCGACGCGAACGGGAACCACATCGTCGACGCGCTGGGCGGCCAGGGCATCGAGTGGAACTACGGCTACCAGCGTGACGTCCACGACTTCGGTTACCCGGCCGATCCGCCGTACGACGGCTCCACGATGTACTACTGCACCGGTACGACCTATCCCAGCGCGACCTCGCTGGGCACCTTTCCCGGTCTGGACTGCAACATGAACGGCGGGGCCAGCGGCGGGCCGTGGCTGGACGGGTACTCCGACGGCACCTGGAGCGCCTACCTCTACACGGTCAACAGCTGGATGTACTACCACGGCAGCACCGACGACGACGTGTACCGCTGGGAGGCGCCGTACTTCGGCGACGACGTCAAGAATCTCTACGACGACGTGGCGAACCTCTGA
- a CDS encoding phosphotransferase family protein, whose translation MDESTASRDEAVAFLADQPGAAETLEPLSGGAWSSAWAYRSGGEELVVRFGPEVSWYQADRAAGRFAGPDLPVPEVRAVGTTPAGRAFAVSVRRHGRFLEDTPVELAGALGPTLTRLLVALFRAPASPGAPVGWHQPGTSPASWRDHLLAGLVDDPSNVVNGWGAALAGDPELATLSTAVADRVSTLVEACPERRDLVHGDLLHGNVLLAPDASRVAAVLSWKCSVRGDFLYDAAWCAFWAPFHPGIAAVDPLPGLLTDPSVRADPAALVDAAVRHHCYQLHIGFTHLGWHLWTGDRANLAATAARLAEVLDRGPVRLPVPHRPGAPTGRNDRAGCRDRSSR comes from the coding sequence ATGGACGAGTCGACGGCGAGCCGGGACGAGGCGGTCGCGTTCCTCGCCGATCAGCCCGGTGCCGCGGAAACCCTGGAACCGCTGTCCGGTGGCGCCTGGTCGTCGGCCTGGGCGTACCGGTCCGGTGGCGAGGAGCTGGTGGTCCGGTTCGGCCCCGAGGTCTCCTGGTACCAGGCGGATCGCGCGGCGGGCCGGTTCGCCGGGCCGGACCTGCCGGTACCGGAGGTCCGGGCGGTCGGCACCACCCCGGCAGGCCGGGCCTTCGCCGTCTCGGTGCGCCGGCACGGCCGGTTCCTGGAGGACACCCCGGTCGAGCTGGCCGGCGCGCTCGGCCCCACCCTCACCCGGCTGCTGGTGGCGCTGTTCCGGGCGCCCGCCAGCCCCGGCGCGCCGGTCGGCTGGCACCAGCCGGGCACCTCCCCGGCGAGCTGGCGGGACCATCTGCTCGCCGGCCTCGTCGACGATCCGTCGAACGTGGTAAACGGCTGGGGCGCCGCGCTCGCCGGCGACCCCGAGCTGGCCACGCTGTCGACCGCGGTCGCCGACCGGGTGTCGACGCTGGTCGAGGCCTGCCCGGAGCGCCGCGACCTGGTACACGGGGACCTGCTGCACGGCAACGTGTTGCTGGCGCCGGACGCGAGCCGGGTGGCGGCGGTGCTGTCCTGGAAGTGCTCGGTCCGCGGCGACTTCCTCTACGACGCCGCCTGGTGTGCCTTCTGGGCGCCGTTCCATCCCGGTATCGCCGCGGTGGATCCACTGCCCGGGCTGCTGACCGACCCGAGCGTGCGGGCCGACCCCGCAGCGCTGGTCGATGCCGCGGTGCGACACCACTGCTACCAGCTGCACATCGGCTTCACCCACCTCGGCTGGCACCTGTGGACCGGTGACCGGGCGAACCTGGCCGCGACCGCCGCCCGGCTCGCCGAGGTACTCGACCGCGGCCCGGTCCGGTTGCCGGTCCCGCACCGACCCGGCGCTCCGACCGGCCGAAACGATCGCGCTGGGTGCCGCGACCGATCATCCCGGTAA
- a CDS encoding PA domain-containing protein: MTMPLSIPQRVGAAGLTSLAVVAGLLTAVPAAAEPRTSAAGLAPPPAARTVSVGDGTQVALTPLGDTGATSLAALPGDDGATPGLVVATSRTGTTVQTTDPLSTPTAIDGHAPRLRAGAATDAVPLHFSAVGRDGRVADAYITVFDLDHGAAWTRQLAADPTPGDECSAATFARTTCALVPPGRYSVMAFVSTLPAQRPSIGASRTFQNLSLVGEPETTVRGERTFAFDARDARQLAIRTPGRDTKVPPQGTMLLGYDRTAADGSPLSLDMHPAYLLDQHFYLQPTAKVSVGTFQVRTRVRLEAPDITLSAPTAPRLHPEYVDRTWFSDRASDFPVVDGRSRLRVVDVGHATEADLAGRQLHGALALVTHSAKMSIAEQSNNAAAHGAGVVVIRNDGPGDISDPGGTGVKLRVPTIRLNRAEGLALARLPRWARVTVGGQPASPYVYDLYLREKQRIPAHPGYVAIPGQLATQVSTVHGQPTRRSTFSEAAYPWQPSDAFVVSTVFPFQGGPRTRTEYRVPDPDTAWAYAVFAPGSAYNVMFPEPPVQAMTLSRPGRDSYAAHQRDRLSFGRAPITAAPNPARPVQRSGDLMRVAVDGFTDADGNHGTEYSDASGVHTHLRISADGTLVGETDNLPSGTVRLPAGGSRVSISFTADNPQSWNELSTHTDSSWSFPSSTSDSVQTQPLLLPGYDVGVDLHNRVRAGRHGRVAVGLALRRADGVSPTLSAAPSVEASYDDGTTWRPATVTRDAAGWRVELPAGSGPVSLRLHAQDTGGSVVDQTVVRAFDVVR; the protein is encoded by the coding sequence ATGACCATGCCACTCTCGATCCCACAGCGGGTGGGCGCCGCCGGCCTCACCTCGCTCGCCGTCGTGGCCGGCCTGCTCACCGCCGTACCTGCCGCGGCGGAACCGCGGACCTCCGCCGCCGGGCTCGCCCCGCCGCCGGCGGCCCGCACCGTCTCGGTGGGCGACGGAACCCAGGTCGCCCTGACCCCGCTGGGCGACACCGGCGCCACCTCGCTCGCCGCGCTGCCCGGCGACGACGGGGCGACTCCGGGTCTCGTCGTCGCGACGAGCAGGACCGGCACCACCGTCCAGACCACCGACCCGCTCAGCACGCCGACCGCGATCGACGGCCACGCCCCGCGGCTGCGTGCCGGCGCCGCCACCGATGCGGTACCGCTGCACTTCTCCGCGGTGGGCCGGGACGGCCGGGTCGCCGACGCCTACATCACGGTGTTCGACCTGGACCACGGCGCGGCGTGGACCCGGCAACTGGCCGCCGACCCCACCCCGGGCGACGAGTGCTCCGCGGCCACCTTCGCCCGGACCACCTGCGCGCTCGTCCCGCCCGGCCGGTACTCGGTGATGGCTTTCGTCAGCACGCTGCCCGCGCAGCGGCCGAGCATCGGTGCCAGCCGTACGTTCCAGAACCTCTCGCTGGTCGGCGAACCGGAGACCACGGTGCGCGGCGAGCGCACCTTCGCGTTCGACGCCCGGGACGCCCGACAGCTCGCGATCCGGACCCCGGGCCGCGACACCAAGGTGCCGCCGCAGGGCACGATGCTCCTCGGCTACGACCGCACCGCCGCGGACGGTTCCCCGCTGAGCCTGGACATGCACCCGGCGTACCTGCTCGACCAGCACTTCTATCTGCAGCCCACGGCGAAGGTGTCGGTCGGCACGTTCCAGGTGCGCACCCGGGTGCGGTTGGAGGCGCCGGACATCACCCTGTCCGCGCCGACCGCGCCGCGGCTGCACCCGGAGTACGTGGACCGGACCTGGTTCTCCGACCGGGCGTCGGACTTCCCGGTCGTCGACGGCCGGTCCCGGCTGCGGGTGGTCGACGTCGGCCACGCCACCGAGGCCGACCTCGCCGGCCGCCAGCTGCACGGCGCGCTGGCGCTGGTGACCCACTCGGCCAAGATGTCGATCGCCGAGCAGTCCAACAACGCCGCCGCGCACGGCGCGGGCGTGGTCGTGATCCGCAACGACGGCCCGGGCGACATCAGCGACCCGGGTGGCACCGGGGTCAAGCTGCGGGTACCGACGATCCGGCTGAACCGCGCCGAGGGCCTTGCACTCGCGCGGCTGCCGCGCTGGGCCCGGGTGACCGTCGGGGGCCAGCCGGCCAGCCCGTACGTGTACGACCTGTACCTGCGGGAGAAGCAGCGGATCCCGGCCCACCCCGGCTACGTCGCCATCCCGGGACAGCTCGCCACCCAGGTCAGCACCGTGCACGGGCAGCCGACGCGCCGGTCCACGTTCTCCGAGGCTGCCTACCCCTGGCAGCCGAGCGACGCGTTCGTGGTCTCCACGGTGTTCCCGTTCCAGGGCGGCCCGCGGACCCGCACCGAGTACCGGGTGCCCGATCCCGACACCGCATGGGCCTACGCCGTGTTCGCGCCCGGCTCGGCCTACAACGTGATGTTCCCCGAGCCGCCGGTCCAGGCGATGACCCTGTCCCGGCCCGGACGCGACTCGTACGCGGCGCACCAGCGGGACCGGTTGTCCTTCGGCCGCGCTCCGATCACCGCCGCGCCCAACCCGGCCCGACCAGTGCAGCGCTCCGGTGACCTGATGCGGGTCGCCGTGGACGGGTTCACCGACGCGGACGGGAACCACGGCACCGAGTACAGCGACGCGAGCGGGGTGCACACCCACCTCCGGATCAGCGCCGACGGCACCCTGGTGGGGGAGACCGACAACCTGCCCTCCGGTACCGTCCGGTTGCCTGCCGGCGGGTCCCGCGTCTCGATCTCGTTCACCGCGGACAACCCGCAGTCGTGGAACGAGCTGTCCACGCACACCGACAGCAGCTGGAGTTTCCCGTCCAGCACGAGCGACTCGGTGCAGACCCAGCCGCTGCTGCTGCCGGGCTACGACGTCGGCGTCGACCTGCACAACCGGGTCCGGGCCGGACGCCACGGCCGGGTCGCCGTCGGCCTCGCGCTGCGGCGCGCCGACGGCGTGTCCCCGACGCTGAGCGCCGCGCCGAGCGTCGAGGCGTCGTACGACGACGGCACGACCTGGCGCCCGGCCACCGTCACCCGGGATGCCGCTGGGTGGCGCGTCGAGCTGCCCGCCGGTAGCGGGCCGGTCTCGTTGCGGCTGCACGCGCAGGACACCGGTGGCTCAGTGGTCGACCAGACGGTCGTCCGGGCCTTCGACGTCGTGCGCTGA
- a CDS encoding helix-turn-helix domain-containing protein: MLEPIGVSGEDEAVYRGLLSRPDTSPHDLAAALDRGAAEVRRSLARLEELGLVHQLPGEPTRMRAARPDVAIDALADRRREELARTQLAARTLLAEMPADQRYRPEEIVEVLVGWPEIASRFEQLLGATRQELMVIDRPPYVADPGRSDSSVRRLLRAKVRVRGLYAPEALDLPGALAEVQDAAGAGEQSRVHAGLPMKLAIGDRRLAILPLGGQSADAAVCIRPSALLDALIQLFELLWEQATPIAAPVPEGTSGDRQLAVLLASGAKDDAVARRLGTSTRTLSRRIAELLDHLHVRTRFQAGVQAVRLGWLPPSAHDVEGPDDRLVDH, from the coding sequence GTGCTTGAGCCGATCGGGGTCAGCGGCGAGGACGAGGCGGTGTACCGCGGGCTGCTGTCCCGGCCGGACACCTCCCCGCACGACCTCGCCGCGGCGCTGGACCGCGGCGCTGCCGAGGTGCGCCGCTCGCTGGCCCGGCTCGAAGAGCTGGGGCTGGTGCACCAGCTGCCGGGCGAGCCCACCAGGATGCGCGCGGCACGACCGGACGTGGCGATCGACGCGCTGGCCGACCGGCGCCGGGAGGAACTGGCGCGCACCCAGCTCGCCGCGCGCACCCTGCTCGCCGAGATGCCCGCCGACCAGCGGTACCGGCCGGAGGAGATCGTGGAGGTGCTGGTCGGCTGGCCGGAGATCGCATCCCGGTTCGAGCAGTTGCTCGGTGCCACCCGGCAGGAGCTGATGGTGATCGACCGCCCGCCGTACGTCGCCGATCCCGGCCGGTCGGACAGCTCGGTACGGCGGCTGCTGCGGGCGAAGGTGCGGGTGCGCGGCCTCTACGCCCCCGAGGCGCTGGACCTGCCGGGCGCGCTGGCGGAGGTGCAGGACGCGGCCGGCGCGGGCGAGCAGTCCCGGGTGCACGCCGGGCTCCCGATGAAGCTGGCGATCGGCGACCGCCGGCTGGCGATCCTGCCGCTCGGCGGGCAGAGCGCCGATGCGGCGGTGTGCATCCGGCCGTCGGCGCTGCTCGACGCGCTGATCCAGCTGTTCGAACTGCTCTGGGAGCAGGCGACGCCGATCGCCGCGCCGGTACCGGAGGGCACCTCCGGCGACCGCCAGCTCGCCGTGCTGCTCGCCTCGGGGGCGAAGGACGACGCGGTCGCCCGCCGGCTGGGCACCAGTACCCGCACGCTCAGCCGGCGGATCGCCGAGCTGCTGGACCACCTGCACGTCCGTACCCGTTTCCAGGCGGGCGTGCAGGCGGTCCGGCTCGGCTGGCTGCCGCCGTCAGCGCACGACGTCGAAGGCCCGGACGACCGTCTGGTCGACCACTGA
- a CDS encoding MBL fold metallo-hydrolase, with product MSTSPTPSGTVAPAVTVTGTAQHAAWQRRELPPVEQVRPGLWSVPVPIPHNPLRYTLCYLFAGSGGVVAVDPGWDSPEGRTALAAGLAAAGAGTGDVAGVVVTHTHPDHHGLSGWLREAAGAWIAMHPAEAASMPSRLWQGLTLDDDRAFLRAHGVPAGEVDTIAVDPEQVAALLAMAAPDRYLADGALVPIPDRQVRAVLTPGHTPGHLCLHDAEAGVLLTGDHLLPRISPTIGVHTDRDGDPLTDYLAALHRMDSYGEVEALPAHEYRFRGVPARARQLAAHHDHRAAEILAVLDAAAPPTTWQLAERITWSRGWDQLVGVPRRLALAETVAHLYQLRAAGTVTGSGDTPIRWRRA from the coding sequence GTGAGCACATCGCCGACCCCGTCCGGCACGGTCGCCCCGGCCGTCACCGTCACCGGTACCGCGCAGCACGCGGCGTGGCAGCGCCGCGAGCTGCCGCCGGTCGAGCAGGTGCGGCCCGGGCTGTGGTCGGTGCCGGTCCCGATCCCGCACAACCCGCTGCGGTACACGCTCTGCTACCTGTTCGCCGGCAGCGGTGGGGTGGTGGCCGTCGATCCCGGCTGGGACAGTCCGGAGGGCCGCACCGCGCTCGCCGCGGGCCTGGCCGCGGCGGGAGCCGGCACCGGCGACGTGGCCGGGGTCGTCGTCACGCACACCCATCCCGACCACCACGGGCTGAGCGGCTGGCTGCGGGAAGCGGCCGGCGCCTGGATCGCGATGCATCCCGCGGAGGCGGCGAGCATGCCGTCCCGGCTGTGGCAGGGCCTCACGCTCGACGACGACAGGGCGTTCCTGCGCGCCCACGGCGTACCGGCGGGCGAGGTGGACACCATCGCGGTCGACCCGGAGCAGGTCGCGGCGCTGCTCGCGATGGCCGCACCGGACCGGTACCTCGCCGACGGTGCACTGGTGCCGATCCCGGACCGGCAGGTACGGGCGGTACTGACGCCGGGCCACACGCCGGGTCATTTGTGCCTGCACGACGCCGAGGCCGGGGTGCTGCTCACCGGCGACCACCTGCTGCCCCGGATCAGCCCGACGATCGGGGTGCACACCGACCGGGACGGCGATCCGCTCACCGACTACCTGGCCGCGCTGCACCGGATGGACTCGTACGGCGAGGTCGAGGCGCTGCCGGCGCACGAGTACCGGTTCCGCGGCGTCCCGGCCCGCGCCCGGCAGCTCGCCGCGCACCACGACCACCGCGCGGCGGAGATCCTCGCCGTACTCGACGCCGCGGCGCCACCGACGACCTGGCAGCTCGCGGAGCGGATCACCTGGTCGCGGGGTTGGGACCAGCTGGTCGGGGTGCCGCGCCGGTTGGCGCTCGCCGAGACCGTCGCCCACCTGTACCAGCTGCGCGCCGCCGGCACCGTCACCGGCAGCGGCGACACCCCGATCCGCTGGCGCCGCGCCTGA
- a CDS encoding LPXTG cell wall anchor domain-containing protein: MKLTLLAAGFAGGVLVLAGATTAAADPPGPGGPGDPGAHHPVTVSAAWSQQLAYQGDTIVLTARAKQPSVSTPSITISATVPADALKPAGGAGCHTDAAANTVTCTSTSYQKAPFRFVVKTAESRKVVAAVTAKAATGDAGRTQAVVAVDAAASPSPSASSPSASPSQSPSESASAEPSGSASAQPSGSASGSPTTTPPGSASPSSGSGGDLPVTGTSLTIFAVLAAVLLAAGGALLVVARRRTGRQSR; this comes from the coding sequence GTGAAGCTCACCCTGCTCGCCGCCGGGTTCGCCGGCGGCGTCCTCGTGCTGGCCGGTGCGACCACCGCCGCAGCCGACCCGCCCGGGCCCGGCGGGCCCGGCGATCCCGGCGCCCACCACCCGGTGACGGTGTCCGCGGCCTGGTCGCAGCAGCTCGCGTACCAGGGCGACACCATCGTGCTGACCGCGCGGGCGAAGCAGCCCTCGGTGTCGACGCCGTCGATCACGATCAGCGCGACGGTGCCGGCCGACGCGCTGAAGCCGGCCGGCGGCGCCGGCTGCCACACCGACGCCGCCGCGAACACGGTGACCTGTACCAGCACCTCGTACCAGAAGGCGCCGTTCCGGTTCGTGGTGAAGACCGCCGAGTCCCGGAAGGTGGTCGCCGCGGTCACCGCCAAGGCCGCTACCGGGGATGCCGGCCGGACGCAGGCCGTCGTGGCGGTGGACGCCGCGGCGAGCCCGTCGCCGTCGGCGTCCAGCCCGAGCGCGTCGCCCAGCCAGTCGCCGAGCGAGTCGGCCAGCGCCGAGCCGAGCGGCTCGGCCAGCGCGCAGCCGTCGGGTTCGGCGAGTGGGTCCCCGACCACCACGCCCCCGGGGTCGGCGAGCCCGTCGTCGGGCTCCGGCGGGGACCTGCCGGTGACCGGGACCTCGCTGACGATCTTCGCGGTCCTGGCGGCGGTCCTACTGGCGGCCGGCGGCGCCCTGCTGGTCGTGGCCCGCCGCCGGACGGGCCGGCAGAGCCGGTGA